Proteins encoded in a region of the Halodesulfovibrio marinisediminis DSM 17456 genome:
- a CDS encoding M23 family metallopeptidase, protein MIRRTILLICFVLLSVVPALGALRIDLPEHAMNGRAFLVTVHTNAQAPVCLKWNNTEISVSCVKDSDGYRGVALLALPRDFSEKTLQVSAVEETAAGTNIVTRTIPVQHKKYREQHLNVDRKYVELSKKSLDRHYAERATVRSMMTSLAAERKWDADFLRPVPGGVSSEFGVQRFFNGKPRKAHSGIDLRGKKGTSIKACADGVVRIAASHFFSGESIYIDHGQGVVSMYFHMSKLLVREGETVKKGQVIGQVGSTGRVTGPHLHFGLNVSGVAVDPIPLFTAKK, encoded by the coding sequence ATGATTCGTCGTACTATCTTATTGATCTGTTTTGTTCTGCTCAGTGTTGTTCCTGCATTGGGAGCACTACGCATTGATTTGCCTGAACATGCCATGAACGGCAGAGCGTTTTTAGTTACAGTACACACAAACGCTCAGGCTCCTGTTTGTTTGAAGTGGAACAATACAGAAATTTCCGTAAGTTGTGTGAAAGATAGTGACGGGTACCGGGGTGTTGCATTGTTGGCGCTGCCTCGTGATTTTTCAGAAAAGACTCTGCAAGTTTCTGCAGTAGAAGAAACAGCTGCGGGGACTAATATTGTGACTCGTACAATTCCGGTGCAGCATAAAAAATATCGAGAGCAGCATCTTAATGTAGATAGGAAATACGTTGAGTTAAGTAAAAAGAGTCTGGATCGACATTATGCAGAGCGGGCAACTGTTCGCAGTATGATGACATCTCTTGCGGCAGAGCGAAAGTGGGATGCTGATTTTCTTCGTCCTGTTCCGGGAGGCGTAAGTAGTGAATTTGGTGTTCAACGGTTCTTTAATGGTAAGCCACGTAAGGCACATAGTGGTATTGATCTGCGCGGCAAAAAAGGGACATCAATTAAGGCATGTGCAGACGGTGTTGTACGAATAGCCGCTTCACATTTTTTCTCCGGTGAATCAATATATATTGATCACGGGCAAGGCGTTGTCAGTATGTACTTTCACATGTCAAAATTGCTTGTACGTGAAGGGGAAACTGTTAAGAAAGGGCAGGTCATTGGTCAGGTTGGTTCCACAGGTCGTGTAACTGGTCCACACCTGCATTTTGGCTTGAATGTTTCAGGCGTAGCCGTTGATCCTATTCCGCTTTTTACAGCGAAGAAATAA
- the xseB gene encoding exodeoxyribonuclease VII small subunit produces MAAKKKNFEAQLKRLQAIVESLETGELALEKSVALYKEGMTLSKECRTQLENARNEIRLFTEEGEVPFEEETAAATTAD; encoded by the coding sequence ATGGCAGCAAAAAAGAAAAATTTTGAAGCGCAGCTAAAGCGGCTTCAGGCTATCGTTGAGTCTTTAGAAACAGGTGAGCTTGCTTTGGAAAAAAGTGTGGCATTGTACAAGGAAGGAATGACCCTTTCTAAAGAATGTCGTACTCAGCTTGAAAATGCGCGCAATGAGATTCGTCTTTTTACAGAAGAAGGCGAGGTTCCGTTCGAAGAAGAAACAGCAGCTGCTACCACAGCAGACTAG
- a CDS encoding polyprenyl synthetase family protein translates to MMSVQEFKSALKTEAASVEEFLSTCLHNRNIPQRLLDSMEYSLLAGGKRLRPVLCLFVAAMFGANKEHVMPFASAIECIHSYSLVHDDLPAMDDDDLRRGKPSNHKAFDEATAILAGDGLLTEAFVLMTETAEHISAASVLAAINTMAVAAGSGGMVGGQQLDMAFTGRDNVSLEELQTMHAMKTGALIRCSCECGAILGGASAEDLERIRTYGANIGAAFQIVDDILDETGTEEELGKPVGSDIEQGKNTYPSMLGIEKSRELAQQLVDNAVEQLAGGDGAEAQFLRKLAQYIVDRVS, encoded by the coding sequence ATGATGAGTGTGCAGGAGTTTAAATCTGCACTGAAGACTGAGGCTGCATCTGTTGAAGAATTTCTTTCTACCTGTTTGCATAACAGAAATATTCCTCAGCGCTTACTTGATTCAATGGAATATAGTCTGCTTGCTGGCGGCAAACGTTTGCGTCCTGTGTTGTGCCTTTTCGTTGCGGCTATGTTTGGCGCAAACAAAGAGCATGTAATGCCGTTTGCTTCTGCTATTGAATGTATTCACTCTTACTCTCTTGTGCATGATGATCTGCCAGCGATGGACGATGATGATTTGCGTCGTGGAAAGCCTTCCAACCACAAGGCTTTTGACGAAGCAACTGCAATTCTTGCAGGTGACGGTCTGTTAACAGAAGCTTTTGTCTTGATGACAGAGACAGCGGAGCATATTTCTGCAGCTTCCGTGTTGGCAGCTATTAATACAATGGCAGTTGCGGCGGGCTCTGGCGGTATGGTCGGTGGCCAGCAGCTTGATATGGCTTTTACCGGTCGTGATAATGTCTCTCTTGAAGAATTACAGACAATGCACGCAATGAAAACAGGCGCGCTTATTCGATGCTCATGTGAGTGTGGTGCAATTTTGGGTGGAGCCAGTGCTGAAGATCTCGAACGCATTCGTACGTATGGTGCAAACATCGGTGCAGCGTTCCAGATTGTAGATGACATTTTAGACGAAACTGGAACTGAAGAAGAACTTGGTAAGCCTGTAGGCAGTGATATTGAACAGGGTAAAAACACTTACCCAAGCATGCTTGGTATCGAAAAAAGCCGCGAGCTGGCTCAGCAACTTGTTGATAATGCAGTAGAACAGCTTGCAGGGGGCGACGGTGCAGAAGCACAGTTTTTGCGTAAGCTTGCCCAGTACATTGTTGACAGAGTTTCATAA
- the dxs gene encoding 1-deoxy-D-xylulose-5-phosphate synthase, with translation MPDKSQSSPRLLDSMNLPSDVRKLDLSQLERLAGELREEIISVVSQTGGHLAPSLGVVELTLALMSVFDFDHDKLVWDVGHQAYAWKLLTGRKDDFHTLRTKDGVSGFPKIAESSYDHFGVGHSSTSISAALGMAVARDLAGKKNEVISIIGDGSMTAGLAFEGLNQAGHIDKKMLVILNDNEMSISKNVGAMSHFMSRNLSSRWVRRFKKDVETILNAVPAIGEEMLNYARRSEHSLKSFFTPGMLFEAFQFNYMGPVDGHDIKALQRAFRLYQDLDEPVLLHVLTKKGKGYAPAESNPTFFHGVGRFEPETGQAKKAAKINTVPTYTEVFGNTLCDLAEQDDRIMAITAAMPEGTGTACFEKKFPDRFIDVGICEQHAVTFAAGLATQGYRPCVAIYSTFMQRAYDQIVHDVCLQNLPVVFCLDRGGIVGEDGPTHHGVFDLSFMRHIPNMTVLVPSSEAELADCMATALKHDGPVAIRYPRGAGYGVPLKEKPEPFAIGTGEILVQGEGVAVVAVGSRTYPAVEAVKELAAETGKQATVFNARCVKPLPEEQLLELVNTHDSLLLLEENALQGGFSSAVLEFLSDSGALGKCKVKRLGIPDKWIEHGSQIELREQLGLNKSGIKEAVQELFDKK, from the coding sequence ATGCCTGATAAGAGCCAATCTTCTCCTCGCCTACTGGACAGCATGAATTTGCCGTCTGATGTCCGCAAGCTTGATCTATCACAGCTTGAGCGGCTTGCAGGGGAGTTGCGTGAAGAGATAATTTCCGTAGTTTCTCAAACTGGTGGTCATCTTGCTCCTTCTCTTGGAGTTGTTGAGCTGACCCTTGCATTGATGTCAGTTTTTGATTTCGATCATGATAAGCTTGTATGGGACGTCGGCCATCAAGCCTATGCTTGGAAGCTGTTGACAGGACGTAAGGATGATTTTCATACCTTGCGTACCAAAGACGGCGTAAGCGGTTTTCCAAAAATTGCAGAAAGCTCGTATGACCATTTTGGAGTAGGGCATTCATCTACTTCCATTTCAGCTGCCTTAGGTATGGCTGTCGCGCGAGATTTGGCTGGCAAGAAAAATGAAGTGATCTCTATTATCGGAGATGGTTCCATGACAGCGGGCCTTGCTTTCGAGGGGCTTAATCAGGCTGGTCATATTGATAAGAAAATGCTCGTTATTCTTAACGATAACGAGATGTCTATCTCCAAGAACGTTGGGGCGATGTCGCACTTTATGTCCCGTAACCTGTCTTCCCGCTGGGTGCGCAGGTTTAAAAAGGATGTAGAGACGATCCTTAACGCGGTTCCTGCTATTGGTGAAGAAATGCTCAATTATGCTCGTCGTAGTGAGCATAGTTTAAAAAGTTTCTTTACGCCGGGGATGCTGTTTGAAGCGTTCCAGTTTAACTACATGGGGCCGGTTGACGGTCACGATATTAAAGCCTTGCAGCGTGCATTCAGACTGTATCAGGATCTTGATGAGCCTGTGCTGTTGCATGTTCTTACCAAGAAGGGCAAGGGCTACGCTCCTGCTGAATCTAACCCGACATTCTTTCACGGTGTAGGACGCTTTGAACCTGAAACTGGTCAGGCTAAGAAAGCAGCCAAGATTAACACTGTGCCTACCTATACAGAAGTTTTCGGCAATACCTTATGTGATCTTGCAGAGCAGGATGATCGCATTATGGCGATTACTGCGGCAATGCCAGAGGGTACTGGTACGGCCTGCTTCGAAAAGAAATTTCCGGATCGGTTTATCGATGTGGGCATATGTGAGCAGCATGCTGTAACCTTTGCAGCAGGTCTTGCTACTCAGGGATACCGTCCATGTGTAGCGATTTACTCCACCTTTATGCAACGCGCGTATGATCAGATTGTTCATGACGTTTGTTTGCAGAATCTGCCGGTTGTTTTCTGTCTGGATCGTGGTGGTATTGTGGGTGAAGATGGCCCGACACACCACGGTGTATTTGATCTGAGCTTCATGCGCCATATTCCAAATATGACAGTGCTGGTTCCTTCCAGTGAAGCTGAATTGGCGGACTGTATGGCAACAGCGCTTAAGCATGACGGTCCTGTGGCTATCCGTTACCCGCGTGGCGCTGGCTACGGCGTTCCTTTAAAAGAGAAGCCGGAACCGTTTGCTATTGGTACCGGTGAAATACTGGTTCAGGGTGAAGGGGTAGCTGTTGTCGCTGTAGGTTCCAGAACATACCCTGCAGTTGAGGCAGTGAAAGAACTGGCTGCAGAAACAGGAAAACAGGCCACTGTCTTTAACGCTCGTTGCGTAAAACCACTTCCTGAAGAGCAGTTGCTTGAACTTGTGAACACACATGACTCCTTGTTGTTGCTTGAAGAAAATGCGCTGCAGGGCGGCTTCTCCTCTGCTGTGCTTGAATTTTTGTCTGACAGTGGCGCTTTAGGTAAGTGTAAAGTAAAGCGCTTGGGTATCCCTGACAAATGGATTGAGCACGGATCACAGATTGAATTGCGTGAGCAACTTGGCCTTAATAAGAGTGGCATTAAAGAAGCTGTTCAGGAATTGTTTGATAAAAAATAG
- a CDS encoding TFIIB-type zinc ribbon-containing protein yields the protein MNCPNCNTKLHMTERKGIEIDYCPDCRGIWLDRGELDKIVEKTLADEQEHHQIRTPQQGVQVSPNGFPEIHHREQYDSHNHKYGHKKHRKPWFMDLFD from the coding sequence ATGAATTGTCCAAATTGCAATACCAAACTGCATATGACTGAACGAAAGGGAATTGAAATAGATTATTGTCCAGACTGTCGCGGTATTTGGCTCGACAGAGGGGAACTGGATAAAATTGTGGAAAAGACTCTAGCCGATGAACAAGAGCATCACCAGATACGAACACCACAGCAAGGCGTACAAGTTTCTCCAAATGGTTTCCCAGAAATACACCATCGAGAGCAATACGATTCGCACAACCATAAATACGGTCATAAAAAACACCGTAAGCCTTGGTTTATGGATCTATTTGACTAA
- a CDS encoding MarC family protein, producing MMDLNWQVIFEISITLFLIFDPLGNAAVCLPMLGAFTPKQQRQIMLREVVIALGIILLFTFLGDNLLGLLNIHHSTLRIAGGIILLIISMKMVFPQGSGSSADLEKDPFIVPIAVPLLAGPSLLAAVMLYAARSQESPHGNTELLVAIFLSWLVTAIILLCSSSLTKILGQRGLRATERLMGLILIFMAVQMLEDGIRMFVETF from the coding sequence ATGATGGATTTGAACTGGCAGGTTATTTTTGAAATTTCCATTACGCTCTTTCTGATTTTTGACCCACTGGGTAACGCTGCAGTGTGTCTGCCGATGCTTGGTGCTTTTACGCCCAAACAGCAGCGACAAATTATGCTGCGTGAAGTTGTTATTGCGCTTGGAATCATCCTTCTGTTCACCTTCCTTGGCGACAACCTGCTGGGCCTACTTAATATCCACCACTCTACCCTGCGTATTGCGGGCGGCATCATTCTGCTAATTATTTCCATGAAGATGGTATTTCCACAGGGAAGCGGCTCTTCAGCTGACCTTGAAAAAGATCCGTTTATTGTACCAATTGCGGTTCCTCTTCTGGCCGGTCCTTCACTGTTGGCAGCAGTAATGCTCTACGCAGCACGCTCTCAGGAAAGCCCACACGGTAACACAGAGTTGCTGGTGGCTATTTTCCTGTCATGGCTTGTTACTGCAATTATCCTACTCTGCTCCTCATCTCTCACTAAAATTCTGGGACAACGAGGACTGCGAGCAACAGAACGCCTTATGGGGCTTATCCTCATCTTTATGGCTGTTCAAATGCTTGAAGACGGTATCCGTATGTTCGTAGAGACATTCTAA
- a CDS encoding 6-pyruvoyl trahydropterin synthase family protein: protein MAKGIWRLTVRSDFAAAHALRNYDGKCENIHGHNFAVEAVVEGDKLSEDVEILLDFKVMKNKLKEVTELIDHKDLNCTPPFDKMNPSSENLARFIYQELGKRIESYGVRVYSVTVSEKAAQSATYLEL, encoded by the coding sequence ATGGCTAAAGGTATCTGGCGGCTTACTGTGCGTTCCGATTTTGCAGCCGCACACGCACTGCGCAACTATGATGGTAAGTGCGAAAATATTCACGGACACAACTTTGCTGTTGAAGCTGTGGTAGAAGGTGACAAGCTTTCTGAAGATGTTGAAATTCTGCTTGATTTCAAAGTAATGAAAAACAAACTGAAAGAAGTAACAGAGCTTATTGATCATAAAGATTTGAACTGCACACCTCCTTTTGACAAAATGAACCCTTCTTCTGAGAATCTTGCCCGCTTCATCTATCAAGAGCTTGGCAAGCGCATCGAGTCATACGGTGTGCGGGTCTACTCCGTAACTGTGTCTGAAAAAGCTGCACAGTCTGCGACCTATCTGGAGTTGTAA
- the dnaE gene encoding DNA polymerase III subunit alpha — MSDFVHLHCHTEYSLLDGAIRLGDLCQKASEFNMPAVAITDHGNMYGAVYFYLMAKKAGLKPIIGCEVYVSHGDHTDKASEFAKRRYHLVLLAKNENGYKNLCKIVTEGCVNGFHYKPRVSKEVLREHSDDLIALSACLAGEVPRYLLNNGMEEAEEVAKEYAEIFPDRFYLELQSNGLKEQDELNDKLIELSKRTGLPLVATNDCHYLNASDVEAHDTLLCIQTGAKVQDEKRMRFDTTELYYKSPEEMKAAFAHVPEAISNTVKIADQIDIELTLGEYYFPEYDLPKGMTMAEEFSRMCREGLQKRIDVVPYEIDKKVYWDRLELELKVINDMGFPAYFLIVQDFINWAKDNGIPVGPGRGSAAGSIVAWALRITNLDPIPYDLLFERFLNVERVSMPDIDVDFCERRRGEVIRYTMEQYGEDKVAQITTFGKMKAKAVIKDVARAQGLTFQEGDKISKLIPDEMKMTIQKALAAEPELATLYRNDPSVTKLIDISLRLEGLCRHASTHAAGVVISDKPMVEYLPLYRDKKGGRVTQFDMKKVEEVGLVKFDFLGLRTMTVIQDAVDNIGLAGKPQPDLDTLPFDDEATYELYQRGDTDGIFQVESSGMRTYLRMLKPSCFDDIIAMLALYRPGPLNSGMVDEFIKRKHGEVPVVYPLPSLEDCLKPTYGVIVYQEQVMQIAQIVGNYTLGGADLLRRAMGKKIAEAMAQERTKFVAGAAENNIPKEKADEIFDLMEQFAAYGFNKSHSAAYALISYWTAYLKVHYPVEFMAALMTSEMGNQDKVLKYVAACRDMGVSVKQANVQASRRQFTVHNGEVIFGLGAIKTVGDEAIREIVEAREEDGEFQSMLDLACRVNLRKVTKRVLENLIKGGAMDCFGVSRRGMLAALDNVVAKAQKKAKDKDSNQVSLFTMISEEPKVIGGIGFDCEEQTLEEFDDEQKLRFEKDALGFYLTSHPLQPFRRELHRLHLQPLEEAADLEQGAEIKCAVLVTAMKEHITKKGSKMAFMDIEDLTASGELVVFPEAYTEGKELFQSEQPLLLTARISDQQNNEDSDDEDAVKEIKLLCEKVESLSEACQCNLEPTTIDIPHNKLCVQAIAELKEILVKHNGPVPVYVRAMISDSDAIFSLDEAYSIHPGPQFEKDYANWKGVVHG, encoded by the coding sequence ATGTCAGATTTTGTACATTTACACTGCCATACTGAATACAGCCTTCTTGATGGCGCTATCCGTTTAGGAGACCTTTGTCAAAAGGCTTCTGAGTTCAACATGCCTGCCGTTGCCATTACTGACCACGGCAACATGTATGGTGCCGTCTACTTTTACCTCATGGCTAAAAAAGCCGGTCTCAAGCCTATTATCGGTTGCGAAGTCTATGTTTCGCACGGTGACCATACAGACAAAGCCAGTGAGTTCGCCAAAAGGCGCTACCACTTGGTGCTACTTGCTAAAAACGAGAATGGGTACAAAAATCTTTGCAAAATCGTAACGGAAGGTTGTGTTAACGGCTTCCACTACAAGCCACGTGTAAGTAAAGAAGTGCTGCGCGAGCACAGTGACGACCTTATTGCTCTTTCCGCTTGTCTTGCGGGTGAAGTTCCTCGTTATCTGTTAAACAACGGCATGGAAGAAGCAGAAGAAGTCGCAAAAGAATACGCAGAAATTTTTCCTGACAGGTTCTACCTTGAACTGCAATCAAACGGGCTTAAAGAACAGGATGAGCTTAATGATAAGCTTATTGAGCTGTCAAAACGCACAGGGCTTCCGCTTGTGGCAACTAACGACTGCCACTACCTAAACGCCTCAGACGTTGAAGCGCACGACACCCTGCTTTGTATCCAGACCGGTGCAAAAGTGCAGGATGAAAAACGTATGCGCTTTGACACCACAGAACTGTACTACAAGTCTCCGGAAGAAATGAAGGCTGCCTTTGCCCATGTTCCGGAAGCTATTTCCAACACAGTCAAAATTGCAGATCAGATTGATATCGAGCTGACACTGGGCGAATATTACTTCCCTGAATACGACCTGCCTAAAGGCATGACCATGGCGGAAGAATTCAGCCGCATGTGCCGAGAGGGTCTGCAAAAACGTATTGATGTCGTTCCGTACGAAATTGATAAAAAAGTGTACTGGGACAGACTTGAGCTTGAGCTTAAAGTTATTAACGACATGGGCTTCCCTGCCTACTTCCTCATCGTACAGGACTTTATTAACTGGGCAAAGGACAATGGTATTCCTGTAGGGCCGGGTCGTGGTTCCGCTGCAGGTTCCATTGTCGCGTGGGCTCTGCGTATTACCAACCTTGACCCTATTCCGTATGACCTGCTCTTCGAACGATTCCTGAACGTTGAGCGTGTATCCATGCCGGATATCGACGTTGACTTCTGCGAACGCCGTCGTGGTGAAGTTATCCGATATACCATGGAGCAATATGGCGAAGACAAAGTTGCCCAGATCACGACCTTCGGTAAAATGAAGGCAAAAGCGGTAATTAAAGACGTTGCTCGTGCTCAAGGTCTAACATTCCAAGAAGGTGATAAGATATCCAAACTTATCCCTGATGAAATGAAAATGACCATCCAAAAAGCGTTGGCAGCGGAACCTGAGCTTGCAACTCTGTACCGCAACGATCCTTCCGTTACCAAGCTCATCGATATTTCCCTTCGTCTTGAAGGTCTCTGTCGTCACGCGTCCACCCACGCGGCTGGTGTTGTTATCTCCGACAAACCAATGGTTGAATACCTGCCATTGTACCGAGATAAAAAAGGCGGCAGGGTTACACAGTTCGATATGAAAAAGGTTGAAGAAGTCGGCCTTGTAAAATTCGACTTCCTCGGACTGCGTACCATGACTGTTATTCAGGATGCGGTCGATAACATCGGACTTGCAGGTAAGCCTCAACCAGACCTCGACACACTGCCATTCGATGATGAAGCAACATATGAACTTTACCAGCGCGGTGATACCGACGGTATTTTCCAGGTAGAATCGTCTGGCATGCGTACCTACCTGCGCATGCTCAAGCCAAGTTGTTTTGACGATATTATCGCGATGCTCGCCCTCTACCGACCGGGGCCTTTGAACTCCGGTATGGTAGATGAATTCATTAAGCGTAAACACGGCGAAGTGCCTGTTGTTTACCCACTTCCTTCTCTGGAAGACTGCCTGAAACCTACATACGGCGTTATCGTATATCAGGAACAGGTAATGCAGATCGCGCAGATTGTTGGCAACTACACTCTTGGTGGTGCGGACTTGCTACGTCGCGCAATGGGTAAAAAGATTGCGGAAGCAATGGCGCAGGAGCGTACCAAGTTCGTTGCCGGTGCTGCTGAAAACAATATTCCAAAAGAAAAGGCCGACGAAATCTTCGACCTCATGGAACAGTTTGCAGCATACGGTTTTAACAAATCCCACTCTGCTGCATACGCGCTTATCTCCTATTGGACTGCGTACTTAAAAGTTCACTATCCTGTAGAGTTCATGGCTGCCCTCATGACTTCAGAGATGGGCAACCAAGACAAGGTACTTAAATACGTTGCAGCTTGTCGCGACATGGGCGTTTCCGTTAAACAGGCAAACGTACAAGCATCCCGGCGACAGTTCACGGTGCATAACGGCGAAGTTATCTTTGGTCTCGGCGCTATTAAAACAGTGGGTGATGAAGCTATCCGCGAAATAGTCGAAGCTCGGGAAGAAGATGGCGAATTCCAATCCATGCTCGACCTTGCCTGCCGCGTTAACCTGAGAAAAGTTACCAAACGCGTACTGGAAAACCTCATCAAGGGCGGTGCAATGGACTGCTTCGGTGTTTCCCGCCGCGGCATGTTGGCAGCTTTGGACAACGTTGTTGCCAAGGCACAAAAGAAAGCCAAGGACAAAGATTCCAATCAAGTCTCCTTGTTCACCATGATCTCTGAAGAGCCGAAAGTTATCGGAGGCATCGGATTTGACTGTGAAGAACAGACCCTTGAAGAATTTGACGACGAACAGAAGCTGCGCTTTGAAAAAGATGCTCTAGGCTTCTACTTAACAAGCCATCCGTTGCAGCCTTTCCGTCGTGAATTACACCGCCTGCACTTGCAACCTCTGGAAGAAGCAGCCGACCTTGAGCAAGGTGCCGAAATCAAATGTGCAGTTCTTGTAACCGCCATGAAGGAACACATTACCAAGAAAGGAAGCAAAATGGCCTTCATGGATATTGAAGACCTGACTGCATCCGGCGAGCTTGTTGTTTTCCCTGAAGCCTATACCGAAGGCAAAGAACTTTTTCAGAGTGAACAGCCGCTTTTACTGACCGCCAGAATCAGCGACCAACAGAACAACGAAGATTCTGACGATGAAGATGCTGTAAAAGAAATTAAGCTGTTATGTGAGAAAGTTGAGTCACTCTCTGAAGCATGTCAGTGCAATCTTGAGCCGACAACAATTGACATACCACATAATAAACTTTGCGTTCAAGCCATCGCAGAACTTAAAGAAATTTTAGTAAAACATAATGGTCCCGTTCCGGTATACGTACGGGCCATGATCAGTGACTCTGATGCTATTTTTAGTCTGGATGAAGCATACTCTATTCATCCGGGCCCACAATTCGAAAAAGACTATGCCAATTGGAAAGGAGTTGTCCATGGCTAA
- a CDS encoding HD domain-containing protein — MAPDITTYQEWFAQYVAGYVQAGSDDQQYIDLKRDHTLRVFENAKQIVDSLQLDSMTMKITLLGALFHDVGRFEQFRLYKTYSDRESVNHGILGCRILKYEQVLGHEPVEIQRAVRSVVAMHNKFVLPSALPEHIRVATHIVRDSDKLDIFPVLVSNFTHDGSMNDVVNMGLEEGATLYTPEVLYNVLNGESVKYGDMQYVNDFKLLLSSWVFGLEYRASMRLLDERGLMVRLLDTLPALPEMEQVKQVVRDEIQRVLADGVS; from the coding sequence ATGGCACCAGATATCACCACCTATCAAGAATGGTTTGCACAGTATGTAGCAGGATATGTGCAGGCTGGCAGCGACGATCAGCAGTATATCGACTTAAAACGCGATCATACGTTGCGGGTCTTTGAGAATGCAAAACAGATTGTGGATTCGTTGCAGCTGGATTCTATGACGATGAAAATTACGCTGCTTGGTGCGTTGTTTCATGACGTAGGGCGGTTTGAACAGTTCAGGCTGTATAAAACTTATAGCGATCGGGAATCTGTGAATCACGGTATTCTTGGCTGTCGTATTTTAAAATATGAGCAGGTGTTGGGGCATGAGCCTGTAGAAATTCAACGTGCTGTACGATCTGTCGTTGCCATGCATAATAAATTTGTTCTGCCTTCAGCACTTCCTGAACACATCCGTGTTGCCACCCATATTGTGCGCGATAGTGACAAGCTGGATATTTTTCCAGTGTTGGTATCTAATTTTACACATGATGGTTCGATGAACGATGTTGTAAACATGGGGCTGGAAGAGGGCGCAACTCTGTATACCCCTGAGGTGTTGTACAATGTTCTTAATGGTGAATCTGTAAAGTACGGTGATATGCAGTACGTTAATGATTTCAAACTGCTGTTATCCAGTTGGGTGTTTGGACTTGAGTACCGTGCTTCTATGCGGTTGTTAGATGAACGTGGTTTGATGGTGCGTCTGCTTGATACGTTACCTGCCTTGCCGGAGATGGAACAGGTGAAGCAGGTCGTACGTGATGAAATTCAGCGGGTGCTTGCAGATGGTGTGTCTTAA
- a CDS encoding class I SAM-dependent methyltransferase, whose protein sequence is MKAITAFLWKTIVTSTVEQTVRLVRKARARRVFVIGENTDALSYALSNVVEQLEVLNHDGLHSVLARSQTELQEGRSFLSAKDDSFDLCIVNFELHQVDPEVAEQIVRECKRIAPNALLVDFALAERNIELPSQYVCSLAEQFLHRGHWDIYKNYIRVGALHGIAHRAQASEFANKTIWGGGIRLLLVG, encoded by the coding sequence GTGAAAGCCATTACAGCATTTTTATGGAAAACAATTGTCACAAGTACGGTCGAGCAAACCGTGAGACTTGTGCGTAAGGCTCGTGCCCGTAGAGTGTTTGTGATTGGTGAGAATACAGATGCGCTGTCGTACGCCTTATCTAACGTTGTTGAGCAACTTGAAGTCCTCAATCATGATGGGTTGCACTCAGTGCTGGCGCGCTCTCAAACGGAACTGCAAGAGGGGCGTTCTTTTTTGAGCGCAAAAGACGATTCGTTTGATCTTTGCATTGTGAACTTCGAGCTGCATCAGGTTGACCCGGAAGTGGCAGAACAGATCGTGCGTGAATGTAAACGAATTGCACCTAATGCGCTGCTTGTAGATTTTGCACTTGCAGAACGGAATATTGAGCTGCCATCTCAGTATGTATGCTCACTTGCAGAACAGTTCCTTCATAGAGGGCATTGGGATATTTATAAAAATTACATTCGTGTTGGTGCACTGCATGGTATTGCACATCGCGCTCAGGCAAGTGAATTTGCTAACAAAACCATATGGGGTGGCGGTATCCGTTTGTTGCTGGTTGGATAG